In a genomic window of Helianthus annuus cultivar XRQ/B chromosome 10, HanXRQr2.0-SUNRISE, whole genome shotgun sequence:
- the LOC110883956 gene encoding glutaredoxin-C5, chloroplastic, whose protein sequence is MAATSSHLTTSSLTSVSLSTTSLSHFPNSPSSLSFTTIQYPKPLYKTTTTRTTKHGGLKIHAMTASFGSRLEESVKKTVTDNPVVVYSKTWCSYSSEVKSLFNRLGVEPLVVELDQMGAQGPQLQKVLERLTGQHTVPNVFIGGKHIGGCTDTVKLHRKGELEGLLAEAKKA, encoded by the exons ATGGCAGCAACTTCTTCTCATCTTACTACTTCATCCCTCACCTCTGTTTCTCTCTCTACCACCTCTCTCTCTCACTTCCCCAACTCTCCCTCTTCCCTTTCATTCACCACCATTCAATATCCAAAACCATTATATAAAACAACCACCACCAGAACAACAAAACATGGTGGGCTCAAGATCCACGCCATGACAGCTTCATTCGGATCTCGATTAGAGGAGTCTGTCAAGAAAACCGTCACTGATAATCCAGTCGTCGTCTATTCCAAAACCTGGTGTTC GTATTCTTCTGAGGTGAAATCGTTGTTTAATCGGCTCGGTGTGGAGCCGCTTGTTGTTGAATTGGACCAGATGG GTGCACAAGGACCTCAGCTACAGAAGGTTCTTGAACGGCTTACTGGGCAGCATACCGTTCCAAATGTTTTTATTG GGGGCAAACACATCGGCGGTTGTACGG ATACCGTTAAGTTACATAGGAAAGGGGAACTTGAAGGTTTGCTGGCAGAGGCAAAAAAGGCATAA